One segment of Ricinus communis isolate WT05 ecotype wild-type chromosome 8, ASM1957865v1, whole genome shotgun sequence DNA contains the following:
- the LOC8268699 gene encoding putative protease Do-like 14, with protein sequence MHIESKKRDLPDPWYRDIREASCTADDMNYIMNYAMKQPKFSRFFENLDLDIYTKRAALRASVSVVSLISYSGGDEIFQGSGTVIESDDTGGIILTSADLIRSPLSGNSIADAIKVVVHLSDDVLLDGQIVAFDFHYNIVVVKIQTKAPLTIACLRHLDDSITVDPSEVVQDKPFQLRPHSNSYNLIPGDRVIALGRYFVKPHALMAAPGEFSINQCEYQCKELFRANCSITRCGVGGPLINRYGEVIGICFYDCCHTPFLPVNLASKWWNRYKKYGETRRPWLAMELTNLYAVRLDILEKIIQKFPNTFKGVMVEEVIPGSSAHSAGIRPNDVIVQFGGKTILSFLELLEVMWDKVGDPVELVVLRASDGVRLHFSMVVDEATPEKFYSWPLLNNAR encoded by the exons ATGCATATTGAAAGTAAAAAGAGGGATTTACCAGATCCGTGGTACCGTGATATAAGGGAGGCCTCTTGCA CCGCTGATGATATGAATTACATAATGAACTATGCTATGAAGCAACCAAAGTTCTCTAGATTTTTTGAGAATTTGGATTTGGATATTTATACAAAGAGAGCTGCTTTGAGAGCTTCTGTTTCTGTTGTCAGTCTTATTTCTTATTCAG GTGGAGATGAGATTTTTCAGGGTTCTGGAACTGTTATAGAAAGTGATGATACTGGTGGTATTATATTAACCTCTGCCGATCTCATTAGGTCTCCATTAAGTGGAAATTCTATTGCAGATGCTATAAAG GTGGTTGTGCATTTATCAGATGATGTGTTGCTTGATGGTCAAATCGTAGCATTTGACTTCCATTATAATATTGTTGTCGTGAAAATTCAGACAAAAGCTCCACTAACAATTGCATGTCTAAGACACTTGGATGATTCCATCACTGTTGATCCGAGTGAGGTTGTTCAAGATAAGCCATTTCAGCTTCGTCCACattcaaattcatataatCTTATTCCTGGAGATAGAGTAATTGCTCTTGGCCGTTATTTTGTAAAGCCGCATGCTCTAATGGCTGCTCCTGGTGAATTTAg CATCAATCAGTGTGAATACCAGTGCAAAGAACTTTTCAGGGCGAATTGCAGTATCACTAGA TGTGGTGTTGGTGGGCCACTAATCAACCGTTATGGAGAAGTTATTGGAATTTGCTTTTATGACTGCTGTCATACTCCTTTTTTGCCGGTCAATCTAGCTTCCAAATGGTGGAATCGTTACAAGAAATATGG GGAAACTCGTCGACCTTGGCTTGCGATGGAACTTACCAATCTTTATGCAGTTAGACTAGATATTCTGGAGAAGATCATTCAGAAGTTCCCCAACACCTTCAAGGGTGTTATGGTTGAAGAG GTTATACCAGGCTCTTCTGCTCACTCAGCTGGGATACGTCCCAACGACGTTATTGTTCAGTTTGGTGGAAAAACTATTCTGAGTTTTTTGGAG TTGCTGGAGGTAATGTGGGATAAAGTTGGGGATCCTGTGGAGTTGGTTGTGCTACGAGCAAGTGATGGTGTTCGTTTGCATTTTAGCATGGTGGTGGATGAGGCTACACCAGAAAAATTTTATAG CTGGCCGCTCTTGAATAATGCACGCTGA